From the Mycobacterium noviomagense genome, the window TAACCGCCGTCGAAGCTGCCGACGTCGGCATCGGTCTGTTTGAAGCGGGCGTGCTCGCGGCTGGCGAGCGTCAGGTCGCACACGACATGCAGGCTGTGCCCGCCGCCGGCCGCCCATCCGTTCACCAGGCAGATGACGACCTTGGGCATGAACCGGATCAGCCGCTGCACCTCCAGGATGTGCAGCCGACCGGCGCGTGCAGTGTCGATGGTGTCGGCGGTCTCGCCGGAGGCGTACTGGTAGCCGCTGCGCCCGCGGATGCGCTGATCGCCGCCGGAGCAAAACGCCCAGCCACCGTCTTTGGGTGACGGCCCGTTGCCGGTCAACAGTACGACGCCGATGTCGGGCGACATCCGGGCATGGTCCAGCGCCCGGTACAGCTCGTCGACGGTATGCGGGCGGAACGCGTTACGCACCTCTGGGCGATTGAACGCCACCCGCACGGTGGGATCGCTGACGTGGCGATGGTAGGTGATGTCGCTCAGGTCGGCGAATCCGTCGACCACCCGCCAGGCGTCGGCATGGAAAGAATTGGCAGTCAACGGTATTCGGCCCCCACTGATTCCAGGCGGAATACGGCGCAACGTCCGGCGAGTGCCTCGAACTCATCGGGGCGTCCGTCGGTAACCAGCCCGGCGCGTTTCGTGAACTTCACGCCGGTAGGCACCCGCTCGCAGCGGCGGCCGCGGGTCACCGTCGCCTCGCCGGCAGCGCGAACATTCTCGACCCAATCGGCGCCCGGGAACCCGGCGACGACGTACTCCTCGCCGTCCACCGTCATCGGAGTGACGGGTGTCGAGCGCGGGCACCTGGACTTGCGACCGGGAACCGTCAACACCACCGGGCCTTCGCCGCCGAATCGCAGACCCAGCCGCGACATTCGGATGAAAACTTTGTTCATCGGCTTGAGCCACCACGGCGGTCGGATGCGATCAGTTGTGGGCATGCCTGTCACAGTAGCCAGGCTGTCATACCGACATGCGACGGTCGGGGGATGAACGGTCTGCGGCGGCTCCGGGGAATCGAGCTGCGCTATGTACTGACGATGCATTTATTCCACCACGGGCGCGCGTCGATTAGCGACCTCGTCGAAGCGCTGACCTCGCAGGGCTTTGACGTTGCCAGCCCCGCCCCGAAGTCGGTATCGGACGCGTTGCGCTGGGAGGTGCGACGCGACAGGGTGTACCGGCTCGGGCGCGGTCAGTACGGCCCCGGCTCGATGCCGCGGAGCACCGAATACCGGATACACCAACGCGTGCTGGCGCTGAGGGCCGAAGTGCGTGAACCGCCGCCTTAGCCGACGGCCCGCTCGGCGCCCTCCCAGAACTGCGCGCGCACCGCCTTCTTGTCTGGTTTGCCCAGCGCGGTCACCGGCAGGGAGTCGACGACGACGACCCGTTTGGGGGACTGCACCGAACCTTTGCGTTCCTTGACCGCGGCCTGGATCTCGGCGGTCATCGCCTCAATCGCATCGTCGTCGCGAGGGGCATCGGGCCGCAGCACCACCACCGCTGTGACGGCTTCGCCCCATTTCTCGTCCGGCGCTCCGACCACACATACCTGCGCCACAGCGGGATGTTCGGCGACCACGTCCTCCACCTCGCGGGGGAACACGTTGAACCCGCCGGTGACGATCATGTCCTTGACCCGGTCGACGATGTAGTAGAACCCGTCCTCGTCCTCGCGGGCCATGTCGCCAGTGCGCAGCCAGCCGTCTTTGAAGGTCTTCGACGTCTCGTCAGGTAAGTTCCAGTAGCCACCCGCCAAAAGCGGTCCGCTGACACAGATTTCGCCGACTTCTCCTTGCGGCACCTGCCTGCCGTCGAGATCCAACAGCGCGACCCGCGCGAACAGCGTCGGGCGTCCACACGACGTCAGCCGCTTCTCGTCGTGATCCTTTTTCCCGAGATAGGTGATGGCCATCGGTGCCTCGGACTGACCGTAGTTCTGGGCGAAGATCTTGCCGAACCGGCGGATCGCCTCGGCCAACCGCACCGGGTTGATCGCAGAAGCCCCGTAGTAGACGGTCTCCAGCGACGACAGGTCACGGGTGTGCGAATCCGGGTGGTCCATCAGGGCATACAGCATCGACGGCACCACAAAGGTCGCCGTAATCCGCTTCTCCTCAATGGTTTTCAGAACCTCAGCCGGGTCGAACTTCGGCAGCACATACATCTCCCCGCCCTTGACCAGCGTCGGCAGGAAGTACGCGGCCCCGGCATGCGATAGGGGAGTGATCATCAAGAACCGCGGCTCTTCGGGCCACTCCCACTCCGCGAGTTGGATCATCGTCATGGTCGAGATCGACTGCGCGGTGCCCATGACGCCCTTGGGTTTGCCGGTGGTACCGCCGGTGTAGGTCAGCCCGATGATCTGATCCGGTGGCAGGTCGGCGGCCACCAGCGGACGCGGCTGGTACTTCTCGGCTTCGGCGGACAAGTCGACGGCCACTTGCTTCAACACATCGGGCACCGGGCCGATGGTCAGGATCTGCTTGAGCGAGTCGACCCGCTCCAGCAGCCCCAGCGCCCGCTCGACGAACATCGGGTTCGGGTCGATAATCAGCGAGCTGATCCCGGCATCCGAGAGCACATAGGCGTGGTCGTCGAGCGAACCGAGCGGATGCAGGGCGGTGCGCCGGTAACCCTGGGTCTGGCCGGCGCCGATGATCAACAGGACTTCGGGTCGGTTCAGCGACAACAGCCCGACGGAGGCGCCGGTGCCGGCGCCCAGCGCCTCGAAGGCCTGGATGTACTGACTGATCTTGTCGGCCATCTGGCCGCCGGTCAGCGTGGTATCACCGAGGAACAGCACCGGCTTGTCACGGTGACGCTTCAAAGCGCCGACCAGCAGATGCCCGTTGTGGGTGGGGTTGCGCAGCAGCTCCAGCTCGTCACTCATGCACGCAAGACTAGAACGTGTTACAGAATGAGCCGAGCCCCTCCCGAAAATCGGCTATTTCGCCAGCTCAGCTCGCCGCTGGATTTCCTTTGGACATACTCGTTGTTCTGCGGAAACTCCTCGTTCTCATGCACGCGCCGAACCTCCAGCGTGACCCCCGGTCCCACCGGACAGCGCGTCGCCCAGCCGACAGCTTCGTCCTTCGACGAGACCCCGATGATCCAGAACCCGTTGAACAGCTCACCGGAATACGGCTCGTCTTTGACCGCCGGCGGGTTTGAGCTGAAGTCGACGAAAAAGCCCTCCTCGGGTCCGGCCAGACCCTCACCGGCCAGCAACACCCCGGCCTCCATCATCGACTCGTTGTAGCGGCCCATCGCGGTCAGGATCTCGTCGAACGGCACGTCCTTGGCGGCTTCCTGCGCCTCGGGTGTGGACCGCATGATCATCATGTAGCGCATCGCTATCTCCTTCGTTGGGATGGCTCACCACAATCGACTCGGCGAGGCGCCATTTCTCGTCGCGCGGCACGATGAGATGCATGTCCCCGGCCCCTCTGGAAGACGTCCTGGAGCGCCTGCATGTCGTCGCGCTGCCGATGCGGGTGCGCTTCCGCGGGATCACCACCCGCGAACTGGCTTTGATCGAGGGCCCGGCCGGCTGGGGGGAATTCGGTCCCTTCCTCGAGTACGGGCCGGACGAGGCCGCGCATTGGCTGGCCTGCGCGATCGAATCGGCCTACCAGCCCACGCCACCGCCGCGACGCGACAGCATCCCGATCAACGCCACCGTGCCGGCGATAACCGCCGCCCAAGTGCCCGAGGTCTTGGCTCGCTTCCCGGGCGCGCGCACCGCCAAGGTCAAGGTCGCCGAATCCGGGCAGACTCTGGCCGACGACGTCGCCCGCGTCGAAGCCGTCCGAGCCTTAATCCCGAACGTGCGAGTCGACGCCAACGGCGGCTGGACCATCGAGCAGGCCGTTGAAGCTACGAAAGTACTTACCGCGAGCGGCCCGCTGGAATACCTCGAACAACCTTGCCGCACTGTCGACGAGCTCGCCGAACTACGGCGCCGCATCGACGTGCCCGTCGCCGCCGACGAGAGCATCCGCAAGGCCGACGACCCACTACGCGTGGTCCGCGCGAAAGCCGCCGACGTCGCGGTGCTGAAAGTGGCTCCGCTGGGCGGCATTTCGGCCCTGCTCGACATCGCGGAGCAGATCGACATCCCGGTTGTGATCTCCAGCGCGCTCGATTCGGCGGTCGGGATCGCCGCCGGATTAGCCGCCGCCGCCGCACTGCCGCAACTGCGCCACGCGTGCGGGCTGGGCACCGGCGGGTTGTTCGTCGAGGATGTCGCCGAGCCGATGACGCCGCACGACGGCTATCTACCGGTCGCGCGAACGCAACCCGACCCCGACCGCCTGCAGGCGCTGGCCGCCCCGACAGAACGGCGGCAGTGGTGGATCGACCGGGTCAAGGCCTGCTATCCACTGCTGGCCATGTCCTAATCTGTGGGCTACGTGTCGTAGACGCCATAGCGGTCCATCCCCAACACTGAATCCGTGACCCGTTCCGTCGTGATTCTCGGCTTCCCCGGCATCCAGGCATTGGACGTCGTCGGGCCGTTCGAAGTGTTCAGCGCGGCCTCCACCTGTCTGGCTGCGAATGGCCGCGATGGCTACCAGCCGGTGCTGGTATCGGCCGACGGGCATCCGGTGGCCACCCGAACGGGCCTCACGTTCGGCACGACCGCGCTGCCCGACCCGCAAGAGCCCGTCGACACCGTGGTGCTGCCCGGCGGCCGTGGAGTGCACGCCGCACGTCAGGAGCCGCAGCTCATCGCCTGGATCGAGGCCATCGCCAACAGCGCCCGCCGCATCGTCAGCGTCTGCACCGGCGCCTTCATGGCCGCGCAAGCCGGACTGCTCGACGGCTGCACAGCCACCACCCACTGGGCCTATGCCGACCAACTCCAGCGGGAGTTCCCGACCGTCACCGTCGACCCCGAGCCGATCTTCGTCCGCAGCGGCCCCAAGGTCTGGACCGCCGCAGGCGTCACCGCCGGCATCGACCTCGCGCTGTCGCTGGTGGAAGACGACAACGGCACGGACGTCGCCCAGACCGTGGCCCG encodes:
- a CDS encoding 1,4-dihydroxy-2-naphthoyl-CoA synthase, whose protein sequence is MTANSFHADAWRVVDGFADLSDITYHRHVSDPTVRVAFNRPEVRNAFRPHTVDELYRALDHARMSPDIGVVLLTGNGPSPKDGGWAFCSGGDQRIRGRSGYQYASGETADTIDTARAGRLHILEVQRLIRFMPKVVICLVNGWAAGGGHSLHVVCDLTLASREHARFKQTDADVGSFDGGYGSAYLARQVGQKFAREIFFLGRTYTAEQMHAMGAVNAVVDHAELESVGLQWASEINAKSPQAQRMLKFAFNLLDDGLVGQQLFAGEATRLAYMTDEAVEGRDAFLQKRPPDWSRFPRYF
- a CDS encoding nitroreductase family deazaflavin-dependent oxidoreductase, with the translated sequence MPTTDRIRPPWWLKPMNKVFIRMSRLGLRFGGEGPVVLTVPGRKSRCPRSTPVTPMTVDGEEYVVAGFPGADWVENVRAAGEATVTRGRRCERVPTGVKFTKRAGLVTDGRPDEFEALAGRCAVFRLESVGAEYR
- the fadD8 gene encoding fatty-acid--CoA ligase FadD8; the protein is MSDELELLRNPTHNGHLLVGALKRHRDKPVLFLGDTTLTGGQMADKISQYIQAFEALGAGTGASVGLLSLNRPEVLLIIGAGQTQGYRRTALHPLGSLDDHAYVLSDAGISSLIIDPNPMFVERALGLLERVDSLKQILTIGPVPDVLKQVAVDLSAEAEKYQPRPLVAADLPPDQIIGLTYTGGTTGKPKGVMGTAQSISTMTMIQLAEWEWPEEPRFLMITPLSHAGAAYFLPTLVKGGEMYVLPKFDPAEVLKTIEEKRITATFVVPSMLYALMDHPDSHTRDLSSLETVYYGASAINPVRLAEAIRRFGKIFAQNYGQSEAPMAITYLGKKDHDEKRLTSCGRPTLFARVALLDLDGRQVPQGEVGEICVSGPLLAGGYWNLPDETSKTFKDGWLRTGDMAREDEDGFYYIVDRVKDMIVTGGFNVFPREVEDVVAEHPAVAQVCVVGAPDEKWGEAVTAVVVLRPDAPRDDDAIEAMTAEIQAAVKERKGSVQSPKRVVVVDSLPVTALGKPDKKAVRAQFWEGAERAVG
- a CDS encoding YciI family protein, giving the protein MRYMMIMRSTPEAQEAAKDVPFDEILTAMGRYNESMMEAGVLLAGEGLAGPEEGFFVDFSSNPPAVKDEPYSGELFNGFWIIGVSSKDEAVGWATRCPVGPGVTLEVRRVHENEEFPQNNEYVQRKSSGELSWRNSRFSGGARLIL
- a CDS encoding o-succinylbenzoate synthase; its protein translation is MSPAPLEDVLERLHVVALPMRVRFRGITTRELALIEGPAGWGEFGPFLEYGPDEAAHWLACAIESAYQPTPPPRRDSIPINATVPAITAAQVPEVLARFPGARTAKVKVAESGQTLADDVARVEAVRALIPNVRVDANGGWTIEQAVEATKVLTASGPLEYLEQPCRTVDELAELRRRIDVPVAADESIRKADDPLRVVRAKAADVAVLKVAPLGGISALLDIAEQIDIPVVISSALDSAVGIAAGLAAAAALPQLRHACGLGTGGLFVEDVAEPMTPHDGYLPVARTQPDPDRLQALAAPTERRQWWIDRVKACYPLLAMS
- a CDS encoding GlxA family transcriptional regulator encodes the protein MTRSVVILGFPGIQALDVVGPFEVFSAASTCLAANGRDGYQPVLVSADGHPVATRTGLTFGTTALPDPQEPVDTVVLPGGRGVHAARQEPQLIAWIEAIANSARRIVSVCTGAFMAAQAGLLDGCTATTHWAYADQLQREFPTVTVDPEPIFVRSGPKVWTAAGVTAGIDLALSLVEDDNGTDVAQTVARWLVLFLRRPGGQTQFAAPVWMPRARRKPIRQVQEVIESQPGGAHSITELARRAGMSPRHFARLFTDEVGESPGAYVERIRIDAARRQLEETDDTVVAIAARCGFGTSESMRRNFVRRIGVSPDQYRKTFA